The Tenrec ecaudatus isolate mTenEca1 chromosome 14, mTenEca1.hap1, whole genome shotgun sequence genome contains a region encoding:
- the BMP4 gene encoding bone morphogenetic protein 4 has protein sequence MIPGNRMLMVVLLCQVLLGGASHASLIPETGKKKVAEIQGHAGGRRSGQSHELLRDFEATLLQMFGLRRRPQPSKSAVIPDYMRALYRLQSGEEEEEEQIHHLGLEYPERPASRANTVRSFHHEEHLENIPGTSGNSAFRFLFNLSSIPENEVISSAELRLFREQVDQGPDWERGFHRVNIYEVMKPPAEVVPGHLITRLLDTRLVHHNVTRWETFDVSPAVLRWTQEKQPNYGLAIEVTHLHQTRTHQGQHVRISRSLPQGSGDWAQLRPLLVTFGHDGQGHALTRRRRAKRSPKHHPQRARKKNKNCRRHSLYVDFSDVGWNDWIVAPPGYQAFYCHGDCPFPLADHLNSTNHAIVQTLVNSVNSSIPKACCVPTELSAISMLYLDEYDKVVLKNYQEMVVEGCGCR, from the exons ATGATTCCTGGTAACCGAATGCTGATGGTCGTTTTATTATGCCAAGTCCTGCTAGGAGGCGCGAGCCATGCTAGTTTGATACCTGAGACGGGGAAGAAAAAAGTCGCCGAGATTCAGGGCCACGCGGGAGGACGCCGCTCAGGGCAGAGCCATGAGCTCCTGCGGGACTTCGAGGCGACGCTTCTGCAGATGTTCGGGCTGCGCCGCCGGCCGCAGCCGAGCAAGAGCGCCGTCATCCCGGATTACATGCGGGCTCTTTACCGGCTTCagtctggggaggaggaggaggaggagcagatcCACCACCTGGGGCTGGAGTACCCGGAGCGCCCCGCCAGTCGGGCCAACACCGTGAGGAGCTTTCACCACGAAG AACATCTGGAGAACATCCCAGGGACCAGCGGAAACTCTGCTTTTCGTTTTCTCTTTAACCTCAGCAGCATCCCAGAGAACGAGGTGATCTCCTCCGCGGAGCTGCGGCTCTTCCGAGAGCAGGTGGACCAGGGCCCTGACTGGGAGCGGGGCTTCCATCGTGTAAACATTTATGAGGTTATGAAGCCCCCGGCAGAAGTGGTGCCTGGGCACCTCATCACACGACTACTGGACACGAGACTGGTCCACCACAACGTGACACGGTGGGAAACGTTCGATGTGAGCCCTGCAGTCCTTCGATGGACCCAGGAGAAGCAGCCAAACTATGGGCTGGCCATTGAGGTGACTCACCTCCATCAGACACGGACCCACCAGGGCCAGCATGTCAGGATTAGCCGATCGTTACCTCAAGGGAGTGGGGACTGGGCCCAACTCCGGCCCCTCTTAGTCACCTTTGGCCATGATGGCCAGGGCCATGCCTTGACCCGTCGTCGGAGGGCCAAACGGAGCCCTAAGCATCACCCACAGCGGGCTCGGAAGAAGAACAAGAACTGCAGACGGCACTCGCTCTATGTGGACTTCAGTGATGTGGGCTGGAATGATTGGATTGTGGCCCCACCAGGCTACCAAGCCTTCTACTGCCACGGGGACTGCCCCTTTCCACTGGCTGACCACCTCAACTCCACCAACCACGCCATTGTGCAGACGCTGGTCAACTCTGTCAATTCCAGTATCCCCAAAGCCTGTTGTGTGCCCACCGAATTGAGTGCCATCTCCATGCTTTACCTGGATGAGTATGACAAGGTGGTCCTGAAGAACTACCAGGAGATGGTGGTTGAGGGATGTGGGTGCCGCTGA